The genome window AGCCTGCAAGCAAAGCGCACCGCGGCGACGATGTCCAGTGGCACAAGGGCGTCCAGGCGGCTGTCCGGCGGCAGAGCCGGTGACGGACACCGGCGCCTTGCGCTGGAGAGCGCATGCCTCACCCGCCAGGAACTTGAGCGCTTCATCGGCGAACACCCGGCGGAAGGCAACATGTCGCGGATCCGCGACCTGCGCGGCGGCCACGTCCTCCAGGCCCAGGCCAGCCTGCCGGCCACGCACGCGATGGAGCGGACCTGCTGCCCGCTGCCGGCCACTTCGGCGACGTCCACGCGCTCGGCGGCGTCCACGACCTAGAGCACAGCGACTGGCTGCAACACCGCTGAGTCCATGGCACCGGCCCGCGCAGCGCACGCCAGCGCCGGCAGGCGCGCGTCGCTGCGTGCGCGACCGACGACGCAACGCCTGCGCTGCGCATCGCGTATGCGTCCATCGCCGCGCGGCGGCTGCCTGCTGCACTGCCTGCGCCGCCGTTGCGCGAAGGCACTCGCCCGGACCGCGCCTCGCGCGGCCGCCACCATCCGCCGGCGACACCCGTTCATCATTATCTGGAGGGCGTGATGCAACCGCGCCGGCGCTGCACGCGTAAAGGCCTATGCACGGTCGACTGGCCGTGCATCCCTTTAAAGGAGCAGCCCATGAAACTCCAATTGCTGGCCCTGGCCCTCGCCGGCCTCGTCTCCCTGCCCGCCATGGCCGACACCGGCCAAGCCGCGGCGCACGACCACGCGGCGATGAGCGCGGCCAAACCGAATCCGATGGTCGGCGGCGCGCCGATGTACGCCACCAAGGACATCATCGACAACGCGGTCAACTCCAAGGATCACACCACCCTGGTCGCCGCGGTCAAGGCTGCCGGCCTGGTGGACACGCTGAAGGGCGCCGGCCCGTTCACCGTGTTCGCGCCGACCAATGCCGCCTTCGCCGCCTTGCCGGCAGGCACGGTGGACACGCTGCTCAAGCCGGAGAACAAGGAAAAGCTGACCCAGGTGCTGACCTACCACGTGGTCCCCGGCAAGCTCGATGCGGCGACGCTGCTGGCGCAGATCAAGGCCGGCGGCGGCAGCGCCAAGCTGACCACCGTGCAGGGCGAAACGCTGATCGCTAAGACCCGCGGCGGCAAGGTCACCCTCACCGACAGCAAGGGCAATACCGCGCACGTCACCACCGCCGACGTGATGCAGCGCAATGGCGTGATCCATGTGGTGGACAAGGTTTTGATGCCGTAAGCACACTTCGGGGGGTGCATTGGCATCGCGGGGACGGCTACGGCCGTCCCCGTTTTGCGCGTCCATGCGGCCGACCGCGGCAGCGCTCCGCCGCCGAGGACCGAGCCACGCGCACCGGCGCTCAGCCGCCGGCACTGCCGCCGCGCGGCATCGGCACCTGCTCTGCCAGCATCTGCAAGTCGCGCACGAAGCCGCGATAAGCCACCTCGCCCGCCTCGCCGCCACGCTGGCGCAGCACCCACGACGGATGCACGGTGGCCAGCGCGCGGGTGCCGTCGTCCAGCGCCTGCCACTGCCCGCGCTGGGCCATCAGCGCAAAGCCGCTCCCCAGCACCGCGCGCGCAGCGGTCGCGCCCAGGCACAGCACGATGCGCGGGCGCACCCGCGCCAGTTCACCGGCCAGCCACATCCGACACGCCTCCACGTGCGCGCGCTCCGGATTGCGATGCAGCCGCGCCTTGCCGCGTTGCTCGAAGCGGAAATGCTTGACCGCGTTGGTGACGTACATGCCCGCACGTTCGACCCCCAGCTCCTTCAGCGCGCGGTCGAACAGGCGCCCGGCCGGGCCGACGAAGGGACGCCCGCTCAGGTCCTCCTCGTCGCCGGGCTGCTCGCCGACCACCATCACCGCGGCGTCCTGCGGGCCTTCGCCGAACACGGTCTGGGTGGCCGGCTGCCACAGCGGACAGCGGCGGCAGTCGCGCGCCGCCGCGCGCAGCGCCTCGAGGCTGTCGTCGGCGGCCACCGCCGGCGCCGGGGCCGGCGCGGGAATGCGCCGGCGCACCGGCGCCGGCGCGCGCTCGGCCATCTCGCGCACGCGCTGCCCGGCGTCGCGGATCAGCGTGGGCAGCAGTTGCGCCTCCGGCAGGTGCTTCCAGTATTTCTGCGGCATCTCCTGGCGCATCATCGTCGGGTTGAGCCGCGCCGGATTGAAGATGTTGGCGTAGTAGGTGCGCCACAGCGTGTCCTGCGCATCGTCGGCCGGCGCATCGGCGCGCTGCGCGCCGGCGCCGAACTGCAGCGTCTCGCCATCCCAGCGCACGCTGCGGTACGGGGTGAGGATCGCCCAGCGCATGCCGGCGAAACGGCGTGCGAAGAACGGTGCCACGCGATCGACGATGTGGTGCTCCGGCTCGAACCAGGCGATGTAGACCTCCTGCTCGCCCGGCACTTCGCGGAAGCGCACGAATGCCTTCATCTTGTGGCTGTCGCGGCGCACCGCCTGCGCCCATTGCTGCGCGCGGTGCACATCGATATCGGTGACCCGCTGCAACAGCGCGCGCTCGCCGCCGGCGATGCGCCACAGCAGGCGGTACAGCAGCGCATGCCGCTTCGGATCGCGATGGCACAGCACCGCGCCGGCCAGCGCCAGGAACGCCGCCGACACCCGCGGCGGTGGCACCTGCGCGGGCAGCGTCGCGACGTCGGTGCCGACCAGCAGACCGCCCTGCGCATCGCCATCCCAGGCCAGCGTCTCCGGCGCCACCTGCGCGCACCACGCCGCCCGCGCCACCGCCCGCCAGGCCTCCAGGCTCCATGGCGGCACCACCTCAGCCTGAAACACGGCCCGCCCTCCTCATCGGCTCACCGCAGCGACCGCAAACCGCCACAGCACACCCGCCACCACAGCGACCGCAACCACCGCGCTGTCCGCAGATGCCGCTGTTGCAGTTGCAGTTGCAGTTGCAGTTGCAGCAACCATTGCACCGCCCAAACCCACACCACCGCATCGCGTCAATCAAACAGGCCACCCTGCCGCGGCGCCGGCGCCAATTGCGCGCGCAGCCGCTGCGGATCGTCCAGCCGCTGCCGCGGATGGTGGTCGAGCACGCTGACGAACGGCAGCAGCTTCTTCAGCGGCACCCGCAGCCGCGCCAGGTCCCCGACCCGCAGCCGCGCATGCCGCCGCGCCAGCAGCAACCGCTCGACGTTGCGCGTGCCCAGCCCCGGTACCCGCAGCAACAGTTCGCGCGCAGCGGTATTGAGATCCACCGGGAACCGTTCGGGGTTGCGCAGCGCCCAGGCCAGCTTGGGATCCACGTCCAGATCGAGCATGCCGCTGGCCGCGGGCGGGGCGATCTCCTCCACCGAGAAATCGTAGAACCGCAACAGCCAGTCGGCCTGGTACAGCCGGTGCTCGCGCTGCAGCGGCGGCGCCAGCAGCGGCAGCTTGCTGGAGGCGTCGGGAATCGGGCTGAACGCGGAGTAGTAGACCCGGCGCAGGCGATAGTTGCCGTAGAGATTGTGGCTGGTGTGCAGGATCGCGCGGTCGTCGGCGCCGTCGGCACCGACGATCATCTGCGTGCTCTGCCCGGCCGGGGCGAAGCGCGGCGGCTTGGCCCGCACCCGCGTCTCGGCCTTGCGCGCTTCCTTGCTTTCCTCGATGCGCCAGCGCAACTCGCCCATCGCCGCACGGATGCCGCCGACGTTCTTCTCCGGCGCCAGTTGCGCCAGGCCGCCTTCGGTCGGCAACTCCACGTTGATGCTGAGCCGGTCGGCGTAGCGGCCGGCGGCGGCGAGCAGTTCCGGCGCCGCATCGGGAATGGTCTTGAGATGGATGTAGCCGGCGAAGCGGTGCTCCTCGCGCAGCTGCCGCGCCACCTCCACCAGCTGCTCCATGGTGTAGTCGCTGTTGCGGATGATGCCGCTGGAGAGAAACAGCCCTTCGATGTAGTTGCGCTTGTAGAAATCCAGGGTCAGCTTGACCACTTCCGCCGGCGTGAAGCGCGCGCGGCGCACGTTGCTGGACACGCGGTTGACGCAGTAGGCGCAGTCGAACACGCAGAAGTTGGTCAGCAGGATCTTCAGCAGCGACACGCAACGCCCGTCGGGCGTGTACGAATGGCAGATGCCCATGCCCTCGGTGCTGCCGATGCCGCCGCTGCGCAGCGAATGGCGCTTGTCGGCGCCGCTGGAGGCGCAGGACGCGTCGTACTTGGCCGCGTCGGCGAGCACGGCGAGTTTTTCGAGGGTATTCACCGGCCGACGATGCCGGGCCCGCGTCTCAAACGGTGAGACGCGGATGCGGTGCGGCCTTCACCGCCATGAATCGCTCAGGTCGGAGCACCCCGAAACGCCGCCGCGGCGCTCAGGCCGGGACCGGCGCCGTGGCGCCGTCGAAGCGATAGATGTCCATCGCCAGCATCCCGGCGTCGATGCCGGCGTCGATGCGCTGCGCGCCGAGCCCGCCGGCCCCGGCCGCGCCCATCGCCACGTAGATCGGCAGCCAGTGCTCGTCGGTGGGATGCGCGCGCGCGGCGAACGGCGCCTGCCGGCGGTAGTCGAGCATCGCCGGCACGTCGTCGCGGTACAACGCCTGCTCGATCCATTCGATGAACGGACGCACGTAGGGCCCCTCCTTGCCCTCGGCGTAGCGACCGAAGTCGTGCAGGTTGTGGGTGATGCTGCCCGAGCCGATCACCAGCACCCCGTCCTCGCGCAGCGGCGCCAGCGCCCGGCCCAGCGCCAGGTGGTGCTCCGGCCCCAGCTCCGGCTGGATCGACAGCGGCACCACCGGGATGTCGGCCTGCGGATACAGCAGCGACAGCGGCACCCACGCGCCGTGGTCCAGGCCGCGGCGCTCGTCCAGCACCGGCGCCAGCCCGGCCTGCGCCAGCAGGTCGGCAACTTCGTGCGCCAGTGCCGGCGCGCCCGGTGCCGGGTATTGCATCGCATACAGCGCCTGCGGGAAGCCGCCGAAGTCGTGGATGGTCGGCGGCTGCGCCGCGGCGCCGACCAGCGGCCGCCGGCCCAGCCAGTGCGCCGAGGCCAGCACGATGGCGCGCGGCCGCGGCAGCGTCGCCGCCAACTGCGCCAGACGGATGCCGACCAGGCCGGGCTGCAGCGCGGTCATCGGCGAACCGTGCGAGATGTACAGGGAAGGCAGACGGGACATGTCAGGTCTCCAGAAAGGACAGGCAACACCACGCTCAGCGCGTGCGCAACACGAAGCGGCCGTCGCCGATCAGGAACAGCACCGCCAGCGCCAGCGCCCAGAACGCCGGGTACTCCCAGCCGCCGCCAGGATTGGCGAAGCCGAAGCCGTTGGCGCCGTGCACGCTGACGATGGTGCCGAGCAGCAGCGGGATGCCGAGCAGTCCGACCCAACGCGCGTACACGCCGAGCAGCAATGCCGCGGCGATGGTGAACTCCAACGCCATCGCCACATAGCCCAGCGCGCCCGGCAACCCGAGCGACACGAAGTAGGCGGCGGTGCCGGCCGGGGTGAACACCAGCAGCTTGGTCAGTGCATGCACCAGGAACAGCGCGCCCATGGCCAGGCGCAGCAGGGTGGCACCGTAGGGCGCCAGGCGGGAGACGGGAGCGGACATGGGAGACCTTATGACGGGCCGTGGGATGGGGAATGCTGTACAGGCTATTCCCGTCGCCGCCACGAATAAATTATCGTTATTTCGAGAATTCATTTCGGGATCCGCAACAATGGATACGCTTGATGCGATGCGGGTGTTCGTCGCCGTGGTCGACCGCAACGGCTTCAACGCCGCCGCCGAGGCGCTGGGCATGTCCACGGCCAGCGTCACCCGCCAGGTGGCGTTCCTGGAACAGCGCCTGGGTTCGCGCCTGCTCAACCGCACCACCCGCCGGGTCAGCCCAAGCAGCGTCGGCGCCGCCTACTACCAGCGCTGCCAGTTGCTGCTGGCCGAGTTCGACGACATGGAGGCGGCGGTCGGCGAGCAGGCACTGACGCCCTCCGGCACGCTGCGGATCAACGCCCCGTTCAGTTTCAGCATCGCCCGGCTCGGGCCGCGCCTGGCCGGCTACAGCGCGCGCTATCCGCAGGTGGCACTGGACCTGACCCTGTCCGACCGCCTGGTGGACATCGTCGAGGAAGGCTACGACCTGGCGATCCGCATCACCCGCCAGGTGGCGCCGACCTTGATCGCGCGCAAGCTCGGCGAAGTGCAGGCCTTCCTGTGCGCGGCGCCGGCCTACCTGGCGCGCGCCGGTACGCCGCAGTTGGCGGCCGACCTGGCCGGCCACGCCTTCCTCAGCTACAGCTACGTGCAGGACGACCTGACCCTGCACGGCCCAGACGGCGCGACCCAGGTGCGGGTGGCCGGCACCCTGCGCGCCAACTGCGGCGACGTGCTGCGCGAGGCGGCCATCGCCGGCATGGGCATCACCGTCCAGCCGGACTTCATGGCCGAGGCGGCGCTGGAGGACGGCCGCCTGGTGCGGGTGCTGCCCGACCACGAACTCGGCCCGATCGGCGTGTACGCGGTCTACGCCAGCCGCAGCCACCTGGCGCCGAAGGTGCGCAGCTTCATCGACTACCTGGTCGAGGTCGGCATCGACCGCACGATGCGCTCCCCGGCCGAGCACTGAACCCCGGCGCGCGGACCGGACACAACATCCTGCCGATGGCGCTGATCGCGGCGGCCGCGCATGCGCACAATGCCCGCGCTTTTCCCCTCACTCTCAGGAGTCCGCTTATGAGCAAGATCGCGATCGTCTACTTCAGCGGCTACGGCCACACCGTCAAACAGGCCGAGGCCGTGCACGCCGGCGCCGCCAGCGTCGGCGAGGCCACGCTGTACCGCATCGACCAGGACGGCAACCTGCCCGACGGCGCCTGGGAGGCGATCGGTCAGGCCGACGCCGTCATCTACGGCAGCCCGACCTACATGGGCGGCCCGGCCTGGCAGTTCAAGAAGTTCGCCGACGCCAGCTCCAAGCCCTGGTTCGCCCAGGCCTGGAAGGACAAGATCGCCGCCGGCTTCACCAACTCGGCCTCGGTCAACGGCGACAAGTTCGCCACCATCGAATACTTCTGGACCCTGGCCCAGCAGCACGGCCAGATCTGGGTCGGCACCGGCCTGCTGCCGTCCAACACCAAGGCGCACGGTCCCAACGACGTGAACTGGACCGCCGGCTCCGGCGGCGCGCTGGCGATCTCGCCGTCCGACGCCTCGCCGGACGAGGCGCCGCGCAGCGGCGACCTGGAAACCGCGCGCCTGCTCGGCAAGCGCGTGGCCGAGTTCGCGGCCAAGCTCAAGGGCTAAACCGCAGGCGGCGCCGTGCGTCGGCCACGCACGGCGCCGCTGCGCTCGACGGCCAAGCCACACTCCTAGGCACGCGCCATGCGCGCGGCGTTGCCAGCGCGCGCGTGGCGCATGCGCCTTGTCTCGACGCGCCACACCCCGTTTCGCCCCCGGCTCAAGGGAATCGACACGCTCCGGCGATCACGCGGCAGGGGTGGCGACGCACTCCGGCATCTCGGGCATGGGGCCGCGTTCAAGCAGCCGTCCTGGCCCAGCCAGGGCCGGAAGGCCGCCAGCGGCAAGGCCGCTGCGAGGACGAACCAGCCTGCAGACACTGCGCGCATCGCGACGCGCCATCCAGGCAGCGGTGCGCGCAAGCGTACGCCTGCTGCGCGGCGACTCCGGCACGCGGCGGCATTCAGATCCGCCTGGGCATCGCCGCGCTACGCTGGCGCCGGCATCGCCCGCAACGCGCGCCGGCGCGTGGCCACGACGGAGGACCGACAATGCAGCGACTGCGCATCGCAGTGGACATGGACGAAGTGATCGCCGACGCGCTGTCGGCACAGTTGGCGTGGCTGCAGCAGCGCTTCGGCTACGTCTGGGAAGCGCCGCAACTGCACGGCAAACGCCTGCGGCACTTGCTCGCCGCCGAGCACGCCGAGGCGCTGGAAGCGCATCTGCAACTGGGCGAGTTCTTCGGCACGCTGCGCTGCATGCCCGGCAGCCAGGACGCGCTGCGCCGGCTGTCGCGCCGCCACGAGGTGTTCGTCACCACCGCGGCGATGGAATATCCGGCGTCGATGCCGTTCAAATGGACCTGGCTGCGCACCCACTTCGATTTCCTGGATCCGCTGAACATCGTGTTCTGCGGCGACAAGCGCATCGTCGCCGCGGATATCATGATCGACGACAACGCCCGCCATTTCGCCCATTTCCGCGGCCAGGGCGTGCTGTTTTCCGCGCCCCACAACGCCGCCGAGCAGCGCTACCCGCGGCTGCGCGGCTGGGACGAGGCCGACGCGCTGCTGCAACGCCTGGCGCAGCAGCGCTGAAGACGCCAGCCGCGCGTTCGCGCACGCCAGCCGCCATCGCCGACGCGCCAGGCCGCCCCGCCGCGGCCCGCGCCGTTTTCGCATGCCGCCCGGCGGCAAAGGAGATCGCCATGGACAGACGTACCGTACTCGGCCTGCTCGCCGGCACTGCCGCCGGCCTGCTGCCCGGCGCCGCCGCGGCGCACGACCCCACGCACGGCGACGCGCAAGCCGACGCGGCCTGGGCCGAGCGCTTCGCGCGCCTGCCGGGGGTGCGCCTGCAAGGCGACGAGCAGATCGCGATGCTGCTCTATCCCGGTTTCACCGCGCTGGATCTGGTCGGCCCCTATCACTTCCTGGCCGGGATGATGGGCGCCACGGTGCACCTGGTCAGCAACGGCGAGGACCTGACGCCGGTCCGCAGCGACATGGGCCTGGCGATCGCGCCGACCGTCACCTACGCCGATTGCCCGCGCATGCTCACCCTGGTGTTCGTGCCCGGCGGTACCGACGGCACCCTCGCGGCGGCGCGCGACCCGCGCACCCTGGCGTTCCTGCGCGAGACCGCGCCGCACGCCGACTACGTCACCAGCGTGTGCACCGGCGCGCTGATCCTCGGCGCGGCCGGATTGCTGCGCGGGCGCCGCGCCACCTCGCACTGGTCGGTGCGCCCACTGCTCGCGCGCTTCGGCGCGACCCCGGTGGATGCGCGGGTGGTCGAGGACGGCAAGCTGATCACCGGCGCCGGGGTTTCGGCCGGGCTGGATTTCGGCCTGTCCGTGGTCGCCCACCTGCGCGGCCAGCCCTATGCCGCCGCCGCGATGCTGACCGCCGAGTACCACCCGCAACCGCCGTTCGCCGGCGGCACCGTGGCGACCACGCCGGCCGCGGTCGCCACGCCGATGGCGGCGATGTTCGCGCCGTTCGTGGCCGCGGCCAAGACCTTGCAGCCGCTGCCGGCGCTGCCGGACTAAGGGCGCCGGACAGAACCGCTGCGCGGTCGCCAGGCGGCCGCGCCGTCACGCGCCGGGCGGCGCGGCGCCAGCCGCATGCGCCGCGCGCAAGTGATCGATGAACACCCGCAGCTTCGGCGGCAGGTGCTCGCGCGCCGGGTAGTAGATGTGCCAGCCGGCGAACGGCGCGTGCCAGTCGTCCAGCACCCGCTGCAGGTGGCCGGCGGCGACGTCGGCGGCGACCTGCCATTCGAACGCCTGGGCCAGGCCCAGTCCGCGGCGCGCGGCGTCCAGGCCGACCAGGGTGTCGTTGACCACCAGCCGCCCGGTGACTTCGACCAGGAAATCGTGGCCGTCGCGGGTGAATTCCCAAGCCTGCAGGCGGCCGTCGGTGCGCCGCCAGCGGATGCAGTCGTGGTCGGCCAATTCGGCCGGCGTGCGCGGCGTCCCGTGTGCGGCGAAATACGCCGGTGCGGCCACCACGGTCTGCCGCTGCGGCGGGCCCACCGGCACCGCGATCATGTCGCGCGCCAGGCTCTCGCCCAGGCGGATGCCGGCGTCGAAGCCACCGGCGACGATGTCGGCCAGGGTCCGGTCCGAATACAGCTCCACGCTGACCTCGGGATAGCGCGTCAGGAACGCCGGCAGGTGCGGACACACCAGTTGCTCGGCGGCCACCAGCGGCAGGTTGATGCGCAGCGTGCCGGCCGGGCGGTCGCGCAGGAAATCCAGGTCGGCGAACGCCGCATCGATCTGCGCCAGGCCCGGCGCCACGCGCTGCAGGAAGCGCTCGCCATGCTCGCTCAGGCCGACCCGGCGCGTGGTGCGGTTGAGCAGGCGCGCGCCCAGCTGTGCCTCCAGCGCGCGCAGCGTCTGCGACAGCGCCGAGGGCGAGACGCCCAGCTCGGCGGCGGCGCGGGTGAAGCTGCCATGGTGGGCGACGCGGACGAAGGCGACGACGGCGGACAGCGGCGGTGGACGGTGCATGGCGAGCGGGCAGCAGCGAAGGACGGACGCATCAGGTGCGCCAGCCATTATTTAGCACACCTTCAAAGCACATGCGGATTACCCGGATTTATCCATGGCGACGCGGCGCCTACAGTGCCCGCACCCCACCTGGAGACCGCTGCGATGGCCCTCGATCACTACCGCCTGCTCGGCCGTTCCGGCCTGCGCGTCAGCCCGCTGTGCCTGGGCACCATGACCTTCGGCGCCGACTGGGGCTGGGGCGCGGACGCCGACGAGGCGCGCCGGCTGTTCGACCTGTACGTCGATGCCGGCGGCAACTTCCTCGACACCGCCAACATCTACACCAACGGCAGCGCCGAGACCCTGCTCGGCCGCTTCGTCGCCGGCCGCCGCGACCGCCTGGTGATCGCCAGCAAGTTCGCGCTCAATCCCTTCCCCGGCGACCCCAACGGC of Xanthomonas sacchari contains these proteins:
- a CDS encoding fasciclin domain-containing protein encodes the protein MADTGQAAAHDHAAMSAAKPNPMVGGAPMYATKDIIDNAVNSKDHTTLVAAVKAAGLVDTLKGAGPFTVFAPTNAAFAALPAGTVDTLLKPENKEKLTQVLTYHVVPGKLDAATLLAQIKAGGGSAKLTTVQGETLIAKTRGGKVTLTDSKGNTAHVTTADVMQRNGVIHVVDKVLMP
- a CDS encoding 5' nucleotidase, NT5C type, whose amino-acid sequence is MQRLRIAVDMDEVIADALSAQLAWLQQRFGYVWEAPQLHGKRLRHLLAAEHAEALEAHLQLGEFFGTLRCMPGSQDALRRLSRRHEVFVTTAAMEYPASMPFKWTWLRTHFDFLDPLNIVFCGDKRIVAADIMIDDNARHFAHFRGQGVLFSAPHNAAEQRYPRLRGWDEADALLQRLAQQR
- a CDS encoding LysR family transcriptional regulator, with amino-acid sequence MDTLDAMRVFVAVVDRNGFNAAAEALGMSTASVTRQVAFLEQRLGSRLLNRTTRRVSPSSVGAAYYQRCQLLLAEFDDMEAAVGEQALTPSGTLRINAPFSFSIARLGPRLAGYSARYPQVALDLTLSDRLVDIVEEGYDLAIRITRQVAPTLIARKLGEVQAFLCAAPAYLARAGTPQLAADLAGHAFLSYSYVQDDLTLHGPDGATQVRVAGTLRANCGDVLREAAIAGMGITVQPDFMAEAALEDGRLVRVLPDHELGPIGVYAVYASRSHLAPKVRSFIDYLVEVGIDRTMRSPAEH
- a CDS encoding DODA-type extradiol aromatic ring-opening family dioxygenase, which codes for MSRLPSLYISHGSPMTALQPGLVGIRLAQLAATLPRPRAIVLASAHWLGRRPLVGAAAQPPTIHDFGGFPQALYAMQYPAPGAPALAHEVADLLAQAGLAPVLDERRGLDHGAWVPLSLLYPQADIPVVPLSIQPELGPEHHLALGRALAPLREDGVLVIGSGSITHNLHDFGRYAEGKEGPYVRPFIEWIEQALYRDDVPAMLDYRRQAPFAARAHPTDEHWLPIYVAMGAAGAGGLGAQRIDAGIDAGMLAMDIYRFDGATAPVPA
- a CDS encoding flavodoxin family protein, yielding MSKIAIVYFSGYGHTVKQAEAVHAGAASVGEATLYRIDQDGNLPDGAWEAIGQADAVIYGSPTYMGGPAWQFKKFADASSKPWFAQAWKDKIAAGFTNSASVNGDKFATIEYFWTLAQQHGQIWVGTGLLPSNTKAHGPNDVNWTAGSGGALAISPSDASPDEAPRSGDLETARLLGKRVAEFAAKLKG
- a CDS encoding LysR family transcriptional regulator: MHRPPPLSAVVAFVRVAHHGSFTRAAAELGVSPSALSQTLRALEAQLGARLLNRTTRRVGLSEHGERFLQRVAPGLAQIDAAFADLDFLRDRPAGTLRINLPLVAAEQLVCPHLPAFLTRYPEVSVELYSDRTLADIVAGGFDAGIRLGESLARDMIAVPVGPPQRQTVVAAPAYFAAHGTPRTPAELADHDCIRWRRTDGRLQAWEFTRDGHDFLVEVTGRLVVNDTLVGLDAARRGLGLAQAFEWQVAADVAAGHLQRVLDDWHAPFAGWHIYYPAREHLPPKLRVFIDHLRAAHAAGAAPPGA
- a CDS encoding DoxX family protein — translated: MSAPVSRLAPYGATLLRLAMGALFLVHALTKLLVFTPAGTAAYFVSLGLPGALGYVAMALEFTIAAALLLGVYARWVGLLGIPLLLGTIVSVHGANGFGFANPGGGWEYPAFWALALAVLFLIGDGRFVLRTR
- a CDS encoding UdgX family uracil-DNA binding protein (This protein belongs to the uracil DNA glycosylase superfamily, members of which act in excision repair of DNA. However, it belongs more specifically to UdgX branch, whose founding member was found to bind uracil in DNA (where it does not belong), without cleaving it, appears to promote DNA repair by a pathway involving RecA, rather than base excision.); translated protein: MFQAEVVPPWSLEAWRAVARAAWCAQVAPETLAWDGDAQGGLLVGTDVATLPAQVPPPRVSAAFLALAGAVLCHRDPKRHALLYRLLWRIAGGERALLQRVTDIDVHRAQQWAQAVRRDSHKMKAFVRFREVPGEQEVYIAWFEPEHHIVDRVAPFFARRFAGMRWAILTPYRSVRWDGETLQFGAGAQRADAPADDAQDTLWRTYYANIFNPARLNPTMMRQEMPQKYWKHLPEAQLLPTLIRDAGQRVREMAERAPAPVRRRIPAPAPAPAVAADDSLEALRAAARDCRRCPLWQPATQTVFGEGPQDAAVMVVGEQPGDEEDLSGRPFVGPAGRLFDRALKELGVERAGMYVTNAVKHFRFEQRGKARLHRNPERAHVEACRMWLAGELARVRPRIVLCLGATAARAVLGSGFALMAQRGQWQALDDGTRALATVHPSWVLRQRGGEAGEVAYRGFVRDLQMLAEQVPMPRGGSAGG
- a CDS encoding DJ-1/PfpI family protein, which codes for MDRRTVLGLLAGTAAGLLPGAAAAHDPTHGDAQADAAWAERFARLPGVRLQGDEQIAMLLYPGFTALDLVGPYHFLAGMMGATVHLVSNGEDLTPVRSDMGLAIAPTVTYADCPRMLTLVFVPGGTDGTLAAARDPRTLAFLRETAPHADYVTSVCTGALILGAAGLLRGRRATSHWSVRPLLARFGATPVDARVVEDGKLITGAGVSAGLDFGLSVVAHLRGQPYAAAAMLTAEYHPQPPFAGGTVATTPAAVATPMAAMFAPFVAAAKTLQPLPALPD
- a CDS encoding putative DNA modification/repair radical SAM protein — protein: MNTLEKLAVLADAAKYDASCASSGADKRHSLRSGGIGSTEGMGICHSYTPDGRCVSLLKILLTNFCVFDCAYCVNRVSSNVRRARFTPAEVVKLTLDFYKRNYIEGLFLSSGIIRNSDYTMEQLVEVARQLREEHRFAGYIHLKTIPDAAPELLAAAGRYADRLSINVELPTEGGLAQLAPEKNVGGIRAAMGELRWRIEESKEARKAETRVRAKPPRFAPAGQSTQMIVGADGADDRAILHTSHNLYGNYRLRRVYYSAFSPIPDASSKLPLLAPPLQREHRLYQADWLLRFYDFSVEEIAPPAASGMLDLDVDPKLAWALRNPERFPVDLNTAARELLLRVPGLGTRNVERLLLARRHARLRVGDLARLRVPLKKLLPFVSVLDHHPRQRLDDPQRLRAQLAPAPRQGGLFD